Proteins encoded together in one Macadamia integrifolia cultivar HAES 741 chromosome 8, SCU_Mint_v3, whole genome shotgun sequence window:
- the LOC122085959 gene encoding alcohol dehydrogenase 1-like, producing the protein MSSTAGKVIRCRAAVAWEAGKPLVIEEVEVAPPQAMEVRLKILYTSLCHTDVYFWEAKGQNPLFPRIYGHEAGGVVESVGEGVTDLKPGDHVLPVFTGECKDCDHCKSEESNMCRLLRINTDRGVMIGDGQSRFSINGKPIYHFVGTSTFSEYTVCHVGSVAKINPLAPLDKVCVLSCGISTGLGATLNVAKPAKGSTVAVFGLGAVGLAAAEGARIAGASRIIGVDVNPNRFHEAKKFGVNEFVNPKDHDKPVQEVLAEMTNGGVDRSVECTGNIDAMISAFECVHDGWGVAVLVGVPHKEAVFKTHPMNLLNERTLKGTFFGNYKPRSDLPSVVEKYMSKELELEKFLTHSVPFSDINKAFELMLKGEGIRCIINMEA; encoded by the exons atgtCGAGTACTGCTGGAAAGGTTATACGCTGCAGAG CTGCGGTGGCATGGGAAGCAGGGAAGCCACTTGTGATCGAAGAAGTGGAGGTGGCCCCACCACAGGCAATGGAGGTTCGTTTGAAGATCCTCTACACCTCACTCTGCCATACTGATGTCTACTTCTGGGAGGCCAAG GGACAAAATCCCCTGTTTCCCCGCATTTATGGGCACGAGGCAGGAGG GGTCGTGGAGAGTGTGGGAGAGGGAGTGACGGATCTCAAACCAGGAGACCATGTCCTACCTGTGTTCACAGGGGAATGCAAGGACTGTGACCACTGCAAGTCAGAGGAAAGCAACATGTGCAGGCTCCTTAGGATCAACACAGATAGGGGTGTGATGATCGGAGATGGCCAGTCGAGATTCTccatcaatgggaagcccatCTATCACTTCGTGGGCACTTCCACGTTTAGCGAGTATACTGTATGCCATGTTGGCTCTGTTGCCAAGATTAACCCTTTGGCTCCTCTTGATAAAGTTTGTGTTCTAAGCTGTGGAATCTCAACTG GTCTTGGTGCTACCTTGAATGTTGCGAAGCCTGCTAAGGGTTCAACAGTAGCAGTCTTTGGATTAGGAGCTGTAGGCCTTGCT GCTGCGGAAGGAGCCAGGATCGCCGGAGCTTCAAGGATTATCGGTGTTGATGTGAACCCTAACAGATTCCATGAAG CAAAGAAGTTCGGTGTTAATGAGTTTGTGAACCCAAAAGACCATGACAAACCTGTTCAAGAG GTCCTTGCTGAGATGACTAATGGAGGAGTTGACCGAAGCGTCGAGTGTACCGGAAATATTGATGCCATGATCTCTGCATTTGAATGTGTTCACGAT GGTTGGGGTGTTGCTGTTCTTGTTGGTGTTCCACACAAGGAAGCTGTATTCAAGACCCACCCAATGAACTTACTGAATGAAAGGACTCTCAAGGGGACCTTCTTTGGGAACTACAAGCCACGTTCGGATCTCCCTTCTGTTGTAGAAAAATACATGAGCAAG GAACTTGAGCTTGAGAAGTTCTTAACTCATTCAGTCCCATTCTCAGATATCAACAAGGCCTTCGAGTTAATGCTTAAAGGAGAAGGTATTCGATGCATCATCAATATGGAAGCTTAA